GACGGCCCATGTTCTTGGCCTGAGCCGGAGATCCGGCTGCCAGAACCCGGCGCTCGGCGTCCTGATCTTCGAAAAGACGCGCCTTACCCGCCATCATCCAGTGCTCGGCGGTCGCGTAGGCCACTGCGTCCACCACGAACGGTGACGGCCACCACTGGCTCAGACAGCTCGCGCCGACACGGCCGTCCGGGCGCGGGCGGTGGCCCCAGAAGTGCAGATACTTGACCTTCGCGCCTGCCCGGATCTGCCTGACCAGGGCTTCCTGTGAATCGATCGTCCCCGTGATCTTCCCCATGCACGCGAGTCTGGCAGGTACCACTGACACTCCGTCCTTCCTTTTCGCGGATCACTCGACACCTGGTCGACAGATTCCGTCGCGTAACCGAAAGGCAACAACGGAATCACTTGTAGGAGTGTCATTGCTCTGTCAGGATCGGCACTCAAATCGAGCTGGAGCTACGCCACCCGCCCTCGGGACGCGAGGGGTGAAGGCGAGGAGAGCGACATGCACAACCCGGGCACTTCCACCCCGGACCGGTTCGCGGCCCAGGAGCGGTTCGCCGACGGTGCGCAGTTCATCGGAGGGCGCCTCACCAAGGGGACCTCCGGGCGCACGCACACGGTCGTGGACCCCGCGAGCGGTGAGGATGTCCTCACCTATGAACTCGCCGGCGCGGAGGACGTGGACGCGGCGGTCGCCGCGGCCCGTGCCGCCTTTCCCGGCTGGGCGGCCACCACCCCCGGTGACCGTTCGGACGCCCTGCACCGGTTCGCCGCCGTGCTCGCGGACAGCGCCGAGGACTTCGCCCGGGCCGAGTCGCTGCAGTGCGGGAAGCCGCTGAAGCTGACCCGGGAGTTCGACGTCCCGGGGACCATCGACAACACCGCCTTCTTCGCCGGTGCAGCCCGGCATCTCCAGGGCCAGTCCGCCGGTGAGTACTCCGGCGACCACACGTCGTACGTGCGGCGGGAGCCCATCGGGGTCGTCGGCTCCATCGCGCCCTGGAACTACCCCCTCCAGATGGCCGCCTGGAAAATCCTTCCGGCGATCGCCGCGGGCAACACGATCGTGCTCAAGCCCGCCGAGATCACCCCCCTCACCTCGCTTCTCTTCGCCCAGGCCGCCACCCGCGCGGGCATCCCCGACGGTGTCATCAACATCGTCAACGGAACGGGGAAGGAGGCCGGTGAGCACCTCGTCGGGCATCCCGACGTGGCCATGACCTCGTTCACCGGGTCGACCGCGGTGGGCAAGCGGGTCGCCGAGATCGCCCTCGCCACCGTCAAGCGGCTGCACCTGGAACTCGGCGGCAAGGCTCCCTTCGTCGTCTTCGACGACGCCGATCTGGAGGCCGCCGTCAACGGGGCGGTCGCGGGCGCCCTCATCAACACCGGGCAGGACTGCACGGCGGCCACGCGCGCGTACGTGCAGCGGCCCCTGTACGAGGCCTTCGTCGAGAAGACCGCCGCCCTCATGGAGACCGTACGGCTCGGGGACCCGTTCGCCGCCGGTACCGACCTCGGACCGCTCATCTCCCACGTCCAGCGGGACCGGGTCGCCGCTTTCGTCGACCGTGCGCGTGCCTACGCTCGTGTGGTGACCGGCGGCGAGGTGCCCGAGGGGGAGCTGGCCAAGGGGGCCTACTACCGGCCCACGCTCGTCGCCGACGCCGCCCAGGACAGCGAGATCGTCCAGTCGGAGATCTTCGGGCCGGTCCTCGTGGTGCTGCCCTTCGACAGCGACGACGACGGCATCCGGCTCGCCAACGACACACCGTACGGGCTGGCCGCCTCCGCCTGGAGCCGGGACGTGTACCGGGCCAACCGGGCCACGCGTGAGATCAAGGCCGGGTGCGTGTGGGTCAACGACCACATCCCGATCATCAGCGAGATGCCCCACGGCGGGTACAAGGCGTCCGGCTTCGGCAAGGACATGTCCTCGTACTCGTTCGAGGAGTACACGCAGATCAAGCACGTCATGTTCGACAACACTGCGGTTGCCGCGAAGGACTGGCACCGCACGATCTTCGGGGACCGATAGCCGTTTTCGGGCCGCCCTACCCGCGGCCGCCCACTTTCCCGAAAGGGCACCAGCGCATGGAGCAGTACGAGCCCGACCGCCTGTCACCGGCCCAAGTGGCCGCCATGCGGCGCAGTTTCCGAGGCGGCCGGGCCGCCATGACCCGGCGGTCCCTGATGCGTGCCTCCGCGGGCGGCGCGCTCGCGGTCGGCGGCCTCGGGGCGCTGAGCGGCTGCGGGATCCCCGCGGCCGGCACCACCCAGGGCGGCGTCTCCGCGGACGACCACTCGGCCAAGGAGAAGACCGTCCACTTCTCCAACTGGACCGAGTACATCGACGTGGACAAGAGCGAGAAGCACCACCCCACGCTCGACCAGTTCAAGAAGCAGACCGGCATCACCGTCAAGTACACCGAGGACATCAACGACAACGTCGAGTTCTTCGGGAAGATCAAGCCGCAGCTCGCGGCGGGGCAGGACACCGGGCGCGACATCATCGTGCTGACGGACTGGCTCGCCGCCAGGCTCATCCGACTCGGGTGGGTCCAGAAACTCGACGCCTCCAACCTCCCGCACGCCTACGCCAACCTGTCCGCGCAGTTCCGGGACCCGGACTGGGATCCGGGACGGGCGTACTCCTATGTGTGGCAGGGCATCTCGACCGTCATCGCCTACAACAAGAAGGCCCTGGACGGCGTGGAGGTGAAGTCGGTCTCCGACCTGCTCGACAACCCCAAGCTCAAGGGCCGCGTCGGCTTCCTGTCGGAGATGCGCGACAGCATCGGCATGACCCTGCTCGACATGGGCAAGGACCCGGCGAACTTCACCGCCGACGACTACGACGCGGCGATCGCACGGCTCCAGAAGGCCGTCGACAAGGGGCAGATCCGCCGCTTCACCGGCAACGACTACACCTCCGACCTGACCAGCGGCGACTTCGCGGCCTGTATCGCCTGGGCCGGTGACGTCGTACAGCTGAAGGCGGACAGCCCGGACATCGACTTCATCATTCCGGCGAGCGGATACATGACGTCGACCGACAACATGCTGATCCCCAACAAGGCACGCCACAAGACGAACGCCGAGCGGCTCATCGACTTCTACTACGAGCCGAAGCCGGCTGCTGAACTCGCCGCGTACATCAACTACGTCTCACCCGTCGACGGCGTGAAGCCCGAGCTGGCGAAGATCGACCAGGATGCGGCGAACAACCCGCTGATCATCCCCGACAAGGCCATGGCCGCGAAGTCCCACCCCTTCCGCTCACTGAGCTCGAAGGAAGAGACGGCCTTTGAAGAGAAGTTCGCGAAGCTGACTGGGGCGTGACCACCGTGACCACCGTGACGAACAAGACCACAGACAACAGCGGCGACGTCCGCCTCTCCGGCATCAGCAAGACGTACGACAACGGCTTCACGGCGGTGCAGCCGCTCGACCTGACCGTGCCGCAGGGCTCCTTCTTCGCCCTGCTCGGCGCCTCCGGCTGCGGCAAGACCACCACCCTGCGCATGATCGCCGGTCTGGAGGAGCCCACCACGGGCACCGTGCACCTCGGTGACCAGGAGGTCACCCGGCTGCCGCCCTACAAGCGGCCGGTGAACACCGTCTTCCAGTCCTACGCGCTCTTCCCGCACCTCGACATCTTCGAGAACGTCGCCTTCGGCCTGCGCCGGCGGGGCATCAAGTCGGTGAAGAAGCAGGTCGAGGACATGCTGGAGCTCGTCCAGCTGGGGGAGCAGGCGCGGAAGAAGCCGCACCAGCTGTCCGGCGGCCAGCAGCAGCGGGTCGCCGTGGCCCGGGCACTGATCAACACGCCCAAGGTGCTGCTGCTGGACGAACCGCTCGGCGCCCTCGACCTCAAGCTGCGCCGCCAGATGCAGCTGGAGCTGAAGCGCATCCAGACCGAGGTCGGCATCACCTTCGTGCACGTCACGCACGACCAGGAGGAGGCCATGACCATGGCCGACACGGTCGCCGTGATGAACGCGGGCCGCGTCGAGCAGCTCGGCTCGCCGACCGATCTGTACGAGAACCCGAACACCACCTTCGTCGCCAACTTCCTCGGCACCTCCAACCTCATCGAGGCCGAGGTCGACTCCAGGAGCGGCGGCGAGATCGTGCTGAAGGCGGGCGGCGGGAAGCTGGTGCTGCCGGAGACGAGGTACTCCGGGCCCACGACGACCGGCGGCAAGGTGCTGGTCGGTGTACGGCCCGAGAAGATCTCCCTCACCCACGCCGGCGAGGCCGGCGAGATCCCC
This is a stretch of genomic DNA from Streptomyces sp. NBC_00285. It encodes these proteins:
- a CDS encoding ABC transporter ATP-binding protein, which codes for MTTVTNKTTDNSGDVRLSGISKTYDNGFTAVQPLDLTVPQGSFFALLGASGCGKTTTLRMIAGLEEPTTGTVHLGDQEVTRLPPYKRPVNTVFQSYALFPHLDIFENVAFGLRRRGIKSVKKQVEDMLELVQLGEQARKKPHQLSGGQQQRVAVARALINTPKVLLLDEPLGALDLKLRRQMQLELKRIQTEVGITFVHVTHDQEEAMTMADTVAVMNAGRVEQLGSPTDLYENPNTTFVANFLGTSNLIEAEVDSRSGGEIVLKAGGGKLVLPETRYSGPTTTGGKVLVGVRPEKISLTHAGEAGEIPAGRNRITGKIADSSFIGVSTQYVIDSPVCPEFEVYAQNIDRDDRLVPGAEVVLHWNPAHTFGLDADQDIDAGIQEEATV
- a CDS encoding gamma-aminobutyraldehyde dehydrogenase, whose product is MHNPGTSTPDRFAAQERFADGAQFIGGRLTKGTSGRTHTVVDPASGEDVLTYELAGAEDVDAAVAAARAAFPGWAATTPGDRSDALHRFAAVLADSAEDFARAESLQCGKPLKLTREFDVPGTIDNTAFFAGAARHLQGQSAGEYSGDHTSYVRREPIGVVGSIAPWNYPLQMAAWKILPAIAAGNTIVLKPAEITPLTSLLFAQAATRAGIPDGVINIVNGTGKEAGEHLVGHPDVAMTSFTGSTAVGKRVAEIALATVKRLHLELGGKAPFVVFDDADLEAAVNGAVAGALINTGQDCTAATRAYVQRPLYEAFVEKTAALMETVRLGDPFAAGTDLGPLISHVQRDRVAAFVDRARAYARVVTGGEVPEGELAKGAYYRPTLVADAAQDSEIVQSEIFGPVLVVLPFDSDDDGIRLANDTPYGLAASAWSRDVYRANRATREIKAGCVWVNDHIPIISEMPHGGYKASGFGKDMSSYSFEEYTQIKHVMFDNTAVAAKDWHRTIFGDR
- a CDS encoding ABC transporter substrate-binding protein, with the translated sequence MEQYEPDRLSPAQVAAMRRSFRGGRAAMTRRSLMRASAGGALAVGGLGALSGCGIPAAGTTQGGVSADDHSAKEKTVHFSNWTEYIDVDKSEKHHPTLDQFKKQTGITVKYTEDINDNVEFFGKIKPQLAAGQDTGRDIIVLTDWLAARLIRLGWVQKLDASNLPHAYANLSAQFRDPDWDPGRAYSYVWQGISTVIAYNKKALDGVEVKSVSDLLDNPKLKGRVGFLSEMRDSIGMTLLDMGKDPANFTADDYDAAIARLQKAVDKGQIRRFTGNDYTSDLTSGDFAACIAWAGDVVQLKADSPDIDFIIPASGYMTSTDNMLIPNKARHKTNAERLIDFYYEPKPAAELAAYINYVSPVDGVKPELAKIDQDAANNPLIIPDKAMAAKSHPFRSLSSKEETAFEEKFAKLTGA
- a CDS encoding NADAR family protein, with the protein product MGKITGTIDSQEALVRQIRAGAKVKYLHFWGHRPRPDGRVGASCLSQWWPSPFVVDAVAYATAEHWMMAGKARLFEDQDAERRVLAAGSPAQAKNMGRLVRGFDEQTWQRERFGIVVEGSVHKFAAHDDLRQFLSNTGDRVLVEASPVDRVWGIGLAGDDEAAGDPERWRGPNLLGFALMAARERLRAA